A single genomic interval of Halorubrum aethiopicum harbors:
- a CDS encoding ArsA family ATPase: MEQFVFFGGKGGVGKTTVSCAYGYKCANAGLRTLVVSTDPAHSVSDVFDQSFGDDPAPVEGVDGLDAMEIDPDDEVQRHLSEIREGLSEQVSAAMVNEINRQLEMSHGTPGAYEAALFDAFVGVMREEGEPYDRVVFDTAPTGSTLRLLGLPEFLGDWIDRLMYKRKQSIDLFEKAAIGDMEARRMMEGDPVLARLEDRKEFFEFAGEALREDAAFFLVLNPDQLSVNETERAIEAFADRDLAVRGLVANKLTPEPDDDEEGRGARYLREKVATERERIGQVEEGFDPPLLAAIESRTREVRGDLLEEVATELDVDPAPPERA; encoded by the coding sequence ATGGAGCAGTTCGTCTTCTTCGGCGGGAAGGGCGGCGTCGGCAAGACGACCGTCTCGTGTGCGTACGGCTACAAGTGTGCCAACGCCGGGCTCCGGACGCTCGTCGTCTCGACGGACCCCGCCCACTCGGTGTCCGACGTCTTCGACCAGTCGTTCGGCGACGACCCCGCCCCCGTCGAGGGCGTCGACGGACTCGACGCGATGGAGATCGACCCGGACGACGAGGTCCAACGACACCTCTCGGAGATCCGCGAGGGGCTCTCCGAACAGGTCTCGGCCGCGATGGTCAACGAGATCAACCGCCAGCTGGAGATGTCCCACGGGACCCCCGGCGCGTACGAGGCCGCGCTCTTCGACGCGTTCGTCGGCGTGATGCGCGAGGAGGGCGAGCCGTACGACCGGGTCGTCTTCGACACGGCACCCACGGGCTCGACGCTCCGACTGCTCGGGCTTCCGGAGTTCCTCGGCGACTGGATCGACCGGCTGATGTACAAGCGGAAGCAGTCGATCGACCTCTTCGAGAAGGCGGCGATCGGCGACATGGAGGCCAGACGAATGATGGAGGGTGACCCGGTTCTGGCGCGACTGGAGGACCGAAAGGAGTTCTTCGAGTTCGCCGGGGAGGCGCTTCGGGAGGACGCAGCCTTCTTCCTCGTGTTGAACCCCGACCAGCTGTCCGTCAACGAGACCGAGCGGGCGATCGAGGCGTTCGCCGACCGCGACCTCGCGGTGCGCGGGCTCGTCGCGAACAAGCTCACGCCCGAACCCGACGACGACGAGGAGGGGAGGGGTGCCCGGTACCTGCGCGAGAAGGTCGCCACCGAGCGCGAGCGGATCGGACAGGTCGAGGAGGGGTTCGACCCGCCGCTGCTCGCGGCCATCGAGTCGCGCACACGCGAGGTCCGCGGCGACCTCCTCGAGGAGGTCGCCACCGAGCTCGACGTCGATCCCGCTCCGCCCGAGCGCGCGTGA